The following coding sequences are from one Nilaparvata lugens isolate BPH chromosome 6, ASM1435652v1, whole genome shotgun sequence window:
- the LOC120351835 gene encoding uncharacterized protein LOC120351835 encodes MTKFRMHHPRASVARFYLPRSMGGRGLMRVSRLCVRQETKLRSYFQNADSDLFVKVCQLYNGYTALDLRNQRGSELLSAQDLKEEWRTRELYGRFYGHLNSEPTEYMLRHNNVAKIVHLELQIKFWNIAEVLPYYNYQPPPLVEFNHVKIYWDVQMITDRRVVHNKPDILVLDQLEKRAYIIDIAVPSDENAQKTRGLQ; translated from the coding sequence ATGACTAAATTCAGGATGCATCATCCACGTGCCTCAGTTGCTCGATTTTACCTACCAAGGAGTATGGGAGGTCGCGGTTTGATGAGGGTATCAAGGTTGTGTGTAAGACAGGAAACGAAGTTAAGATCTTACTTCCAGAATGCTGATTCAGATTTGTTTGTGAAGGTATGCCAGCTGTATAATGGTTACACAGCCCTTGATTTAAGAAACCAAAGAGGGAGCGAGCTGCTATCTGCTCAAGACCTAAAAGAAGAATGGAGGACAAGAGAGTTATATGGACGGTTTTATGGGCACCTTAATTCAGAGCCAACAGAGTATATGTTGCGCCATAACAATGTGGCAAAAATTGTGCACTTGGAGCTGCAGATCAAGTTTTGGAATATTGCAGAGGTCCTCCCTTACTATAACTATCAGCCTCCTCCTCTGGTTGAGTTCAATCACGTCAAGATCTACTGGGATGTCCAAATGATTACAGACAGGCGAGTAGTACACAACAAGCCAGACATCCTAGTATTGGATCAGCTGGAGAAGAGAGCTTATATAATTGATATAGCTGTACCTTCAGATGAGAATGCTCAGAAGACCAGAGGTCTACAATAA